GCAACACCACCTACAACTATTAATATCGGGAATACCCAGGGCGTTTTAAAATATAAATATGTTATCGACATTGAAACCATCATGATTATTTGCGTGATGGTGTTGTGGATAGAGATCTTAAATGTTTTTACTGCTGCATAAGCTAAAAAGCCGATCGCCATTGGTTGTATAAATTGGAAAACACTGCCTTGTAATTTTGTGGTACCCACTCCTGCTACTAAAAAAGAAATAACGCCCATTAAAATACATGCCGGCAACATCCATATAATTAAAGTAAGCACGGCAAGCGGAACGCCGCCTCGTTTATATCCAATCAGTGTTAATGTTTGTGTAGAAGAAGCCCCCGGAAGCATTTGGCAAAAAGAAACATACTCCATCAATTCCTCTTTCGTTACATCTCGTCTTTTGTCTACAAAGGTTTTCATCATCATACCGAGATGCCCCTGCGGACCGCCAAATGCAGTAATGCTGTGTAAAAAAACAGCTCGTAAAAATGGTATGTGTCTAAGCAAACGCAAGGTTAAACTCTTGCAAAGATGTGCTTATTTTTTTAATCCGATTTCTCTTAATCTTTCATCCAAATATTCTCCTGCAGTTGCATCATCATACGCTTTTGGGTGTTCTGCATTGATACAAGTATCCAAACACTGTAAGCTCATGCTGGATTTGGGATGAAGAAAGAATGGAATAGAAAACCTTGAGGTGTGCCATAATTCCCTTGGAGGATTTACGACCCTATGCGTTGTACTTCTTAATTTATTATTGGTAAGCCGTTGCAACATATCGCCCACATTCACCACTATTTGTTCCGGCAACGAGGTTACGCCCACCCATTCATTTTGCTTAGTAAGAATCTGCAAGCCATCTGCAGATGCGCCAACCAATAAAGTGATCAAATTTATGTCTTCGTGTTGCTCTGCCCTGATAGCACTTTTGGGTTCATGCGTAATTGGTGGATAATGTATAGAACGCAATATAGAGTTACCATTATAAACATACTCATCAAAATAATGCTCAGGAAGATCTAAATACAATGCTATTGCCTGTAATAATGCTGTACCCGATTTTTCGAAAGCCCTGTATGCATTGGCAAATGTTTCATTGAATTCTGGAACCTCTTTTATTGGTACGTTTGGAGGATATTCTTCTTCTTTATAATTGTCTCTCGGGTTTTGTCCATATTGAAAAAATTCTTTCAGATCCGGTGCATCACTTCCCTTGGCGTGTTCCTTACCAAAGCTTGTATAACCACGCTGACCGGCCAACTCCGGTATCTCATATTTTCTTTTTTGCTCTGATGGCAATGAAAAGAATTGCTGTACATAATTATACAGGTCTGCTATTAATTCATCCGGCACACCGTGATTTTTTACTGCAACAAAGCCAACATCTTCATACGCTTTGCCCAACTCTTGTACAAATGCCGCTTTTCTTTTAGGATCGCCACTTAAAAATTCTGCCAGATCAACTGAAGGAATTGCCATAACTCAATGTTTTAATTAAAAAATAAAGGGGAAATAAATTTAGTGAATATTTTATTACTACCAGAATAAGTTGTTATTAAAAGCTTGCCTGGGTTGTTTTATTATAGAATTACAATGATAAAAAGCAAAAAATGTACAAAAGGCTAGAAAGGGCTATTTTTTATTTACCTGATTTTTTCAGCTTTACTATGCAATGAACATGTAAGCATTGATTTTACATAGTTGAAAATTTACTTTACGACATTGATTTTTGCCTTAATAGTATTGGGGCGCTACTTTACGGCATTGTTCGACTACTTAATGACGATGCCGTACAACTTAATGCTATTGCCTGCTTACTTGGTTTCATTGCCTGTTAACTTAATGCTGTTATGATTATACTTAATGACGATGCCGTACAACTTAATGCTATTGCCGATGTACTTTATGCTGTTGCCTGCTTACTTGGTTGCCCCGTTGCATTACTTAGTACCATTGGTTATTTACCAAGTGCCATTGCCGTAAACTTTTTTATTAATTATAAAAACTAAAACAAATGAATAACGAACAAAGATCCAAGCTTGACAGCTACAACCGCATTACGAGTTTTAATACTACTCATTCGGCAGATACAAGTACTATTTCCGAATATGCGGCTGAAGCAACCGCTTTTAACAATGCACTTGCCGCCATTAATGCAGCTGCAGGAAAACAAGAAGAAGTAAACGACAGTACCGTAGTGCCTGTTGCAGATTTAAAGGCGAAGATGAGCGCTGTAATTATGCGCTTTATACAAAGGGGAATGGTTAGAGCAAGGCAAAACGGCAATGCCGAACTTGCCAACGAACTGAATGAGCCTGCCAGCTTTATTCTTTTTGCTACTAAAACTGTTGCTGTACAGCGTGCCCAAAACCTCCGCAATTTGCTGAATAATAACCTTGGTACCCTTAGCAATATTGCTGCCTCGGATATAAGCATAATAGATGATGCTATTGATGCCTATGATGCAATAAAAGATGTACCAAGAAGTAACGCTCAGCATAAAAAAGCTAACGGCACCGACCTGATACCTACGGGCTTTGCTACTGCTGATGTTGCTATCGAAAATATGTACAGCCTTTTACACAGCTATTTTATTGAAAGCAAGCCGGAACTGG
The Ferruginibacter albus DNA segment above includes these coding regions:
- a CDS encoding isopenicillin N synthase family dioxygenase, whose protein sequence is MAIPSVDLAEFLSGDPKRKAAFVQELGKAYEDVGFVAVKNHGVPDELIADLYNYVQQFFSLPSEQKRKYEIPELAGQRGYTSFGKEHAKGSDAPDLKEFFQYGQNPRDNYKEEEYPPNVPIKEVPEFNETFANAYRAFEKSGTALLQAIALYLDLPEHYFDEYVYNGNSILRSIHYPPITHEPKSAIRAEQHEDINLITLLVGASADGLQILTKQNEWVGVTSLPEQIVVNVGDMLQRLTNNKLRSTTHRVVNPPRELWHTSRFSIPFFLHPKSSMSLQCLDTCINAEHPKAYDDATAGEYLDERLREIGLKK
- a CDS encoding carboxypeptidase-like regulatory domain-containing protein, whose amino-acid sequence is MNNEQRSKLDSYNRITSFNTTHSADTSTISEYAAEATAFNNALAAINAAAGKQEEVNDSTVVPVADLKAKMSAVIMRFIQRGMVRARQNGNAELANELNEPASFILFATKTVAVQRAQNLRNLLNNNLGTLSNIAASDISIIDDAIDAYDAIKDVPRSNAQHKKANGTDLIPTGFATADVAIENMYSLLHSYFIESKPELVDEFTLAKEIINTGIRHTSIDIRIAAATDNTPVANAVVTNTKTGRQYITDAAGTIHINRHPKGYFTFKTSAAGKQDTTLTDIHIISGTNNSFTVMLQDA